One Methylomonas sp. LL1 DNA window includes the following coding sequences:
- a CDS encoding MerR family transcriptional regulator: MYSIKAITSLTGLTAETLRAWERRYDCITPQRNENGRRSYSQQDLEKLKLLVNLTKNGHAISKIAGLNCDQLRHFQHQSPEQADNKQTALFNQIIDALQHYRIERCEQLLKRALLAYEPLDYARDILLPALQKIGLLWHEEKINIAQEHMFSNCVKRIVLTMVNNLHQPSKHNPSMLFATPSGEPHEFGILLGCLIAATQQYTCYYVGADLPGLDIIDASRHLRPNLVVIGLVKSPPDPQTAIQLEQLIEYANTSKTPIWLAGQGAEYWFEQQTSNSAYCEYISDIDHFQAKAQQQPFFKR, encoded by the coding sequence ATGTATTCAATCAAAGCAATTACCTCATTAACCGGTTTAACAGCCGAAACGTTAAGAGCTTGGGAACGGCGTTATGATTGCATTACCCCGCAACGCAACGAAAACGGCCGACGCTCCTATTCGCAACAGGATCTTGAAAAGCTGAAGCTGTTGGTGAATCTGACCAAAAATGGCCATGCCATCAGTAAAATCGCCGGTTTAAATTGCGACCAGCTACGCCATTTCCAACATCAATCGCCCGAGCAAGCCGACAACAAACAAACCGCCCTATTCAACCAAATCATCGATGCCTTGCAACACTATCGGATCGAGCGTTGCGAACAACTATTAAAGAGGGCCTTGCTGGCTTACGAGCCGTTGGACTATGCCAGAGACATTTTGTTGCCGGCTCTACAAAAAATTGGACTGCTCTGGCACGAGGAGAAAATCAACATCGCTCAAGAACATATGTTCTCCAACTGTGTTAAGCGTATCGTGTTGACCATGGTGAATAATCTGCATCAACCATCCAAACATAATCCATCGATGCTTTTTGCCACGCCCAGCGGCGAGCCGCATGAATTCGGAATTTTGCTGGGTTGTTTGATCGCCGCCACGCAACAATATACTTGCTATTATGTCGGCGCCGACTTGCCAGGCTTGGATATCATTGATGCCAGCCGACACCTCAGACCAAATTTGGTTGTGATCGGACTGGTGAAGTCACCACCGGATCCGCAGACGGCGATACAACTCGAACAGTTGATTGAATACGCCAATACCAGTAAAACACCGATCTGGCTGGCCGGACAAGGCGCCGAATACTGGTTTGAACAACAAACCTCAAACTCGGCCTATTGCGAATACATTAGCGACATCGATCATTTTCAGGCCAAGGCTCAACAACAGCCGTTTTTTAAGCGTTAA
- the hflC gene encoding protease modulator HflC, with amino-acid sequence MTRTQILFPIGFAAVALASMSVFHVNEHERAILFRLGEIVKADLKPGLHFKTPIINNVSTFDARVLTLDAKSERFLTSEKKNVIVDSFVKWRIGDVGLFYTTVGGDEFQANLRLDQIMKDAMRSEFGVRTIKQLISEDRSELRDTLLEKLSPTANKFGIELIDIRIKRIDLPQEVSSSVYQRMRAERERVAREFRSQGAESAELISAEADKQKQVIVANARREAENVRGRGDAESAEIYAKSFGKNPEFYAFYRSLQAYQASFEKTQDTLVLKPNSDFFKYFSSEK; translated from the coding sequence ATGACCAGAACACAAATTCTTTTTCCAATAGGCTTTGCCGCGGTGGCGTTGGCCTCGATGTCGGTCTTTCATGTCAACGAACATGAAAGAGCGATCCTGTTTCGTCTGGGGGAGATCGTCAAAGCGGATTTGAAACCTGGGCTCCATTTTAAGACCCCCATCATCAATAATGTCAGTACGTTTGATGCGCGCGTGCTGACCTTGGATGCCAAATCCGAGCGTTTTCTTACCTCCGAAAAGAAGAACGTTATTGTTGACTCGTTCGTCAAGTGGCGAATCGGTGATGTGGGTCTTTTTTATACCACGGTCGGGGGCGATGAATTTCAGGCCAATCTCCGGCTCGACCAAATCATGAAGGATGCGATGCGTAGCGAATTCGGCGTGCGTACCATCAAACAGTTGATCTCGGAAGATCGCAGCGAATTGCGCGATACCTTGCTGGAAAAGCTTTCGCCGACGGCCAACAAATTCGGTATCGAGTTGATCGACATTCGCATCAAACGTATCGATTTGCCGCAGGAAGTCAGCAGCTCGGTCTATCAGCGCATGCGGGCCGAGCGGGAAAGGGTCGCCCGAGAGTTCAGGTCACAAGGCGCGGAAAGCGCGGAGTTGATTAGCGCCGAAGCCGATAAGCAAAAACAAGTGATTGTCGCCAACGCCCGCCGCGAAGCGGAGAACGTTCGCGGCCGCGGCGATGCGGAATCGGCGGAAATTTATGCCAAAAGCTTCGGTAAGAATCCGGAATTCTATGCCTTCTATCGCAGCTTGCAGGCTTATCAAGCGTCATTTGAAAAAACCCAGGATACCTTGGTATTAAAACCAAACTCCGATTTTTTCAAATATTTCTCCAGCGAAAAGTGA
- the ftsH gene encoding ATP-dependent zinc metalloprotease FtsH: MKKFLFFAVIVAAIGIVVSSIFNRTMPEYDPHYEISYSDFIEDVRNKVVTEVDINGNYVDGKRNNGTRFSTYNPNDMRMIDELLEYGVKIKVEKPQPPSTLMNIFVSWAPTLLLIAVLVYFMRKQSMMAGGRDGQMGFGKSRAKLMEEDQVKVRFKDVAGVEEAKEDVVEMVDFLKDPGKYEVLGGKIPRGVLMVGPPGTGKTLLARAIAGEAGVPFFSISGSDFVEMFVGVGASRVRDMFEQAKKRAPCIIFIDEIDAVGRQRGAGNMGGNDEREQTLNQLLVEMDGFSGNEGIIVIAATNRADVLDKALLRPGRFDRQVQVGLPDIKGREQILKVHGDRVPLAEDVNITDLARGTPGFSGAELANLINEGALFAARNNKRQVTMSDLDKARDKMIMGAEKRTMVMSRDDLLMTAYHEAGHAIVGRMVPEHDPVYKVSIMPRGGALGITMFLPERDQYSASKDKLESQIASLFGGRVAEALIYGKNKVTTGASNDIMRATQLARNMVTKWGLSDRLGPMDYGDSEGGYMGTQAKPMSEKMAQTIDEEIRAVIDSNYNRAETILKEHIEILHNMAHALLDWETIDKFQIDELMQGRMIAPPEPEVVVTEIELDSDHVQPVSTGPVMTP, encoded by the coding sequence ATGAAAAAGTTTTTATTCTTTGCAGTGATAGTGGCGGCAATCGGCATCGTGGTGTCTTCGATATTCAATCGGACCATGCCCGAATACGATCCGCATTATGAAATTTCCTATTCCGATTTTATCGAAGACGTCCGCAATAAAGTGGTGACCGAAGTAGACATCAACGGCAATTATGTCGACGGCAAACGCAACAACGGTACTCGTTTTTCGACCTACAACCCCAACGACATGCGCATGATCGACGAGTTGTTGGAATACGGGGTCAAAATCAAGGTCGAAAAACCGCAACCACCATCGACCTTGATGAATATCTTCGTTTCCTGGGCTCCGACCTTGTTGTTGATTGCGGTACTGGTCTATTTCATGCGCAAGCAATCGATGATGGCGGGCGGGCGTGACGGACAGATGGGTTTTGGTAAAAGCCGGGCCAAACTGATGGAAGAAGATCAGGTCAAAGTCCGTTTCAAGGATGTGGCCGGGGTGGAAGAAGCTAAGGAGGATGTGGTGGAAATGGTGGATTTCCTCAAGGATCCCGGCAAGTACGAAGTGCTGGGCGGCAAGATTCCGCGCGGCGTATTGATGGTCGGCCCGCCGGGCACCGGTAAAACACTGCTGGCAAGAGCCATCGCGGGCGAAGCCGGGGTACCGTTCTTTTCGATCTCCGGTTCCGACTTCGTGGAAATGTTCGTCGGCGTCGGCGCTTCGCGGGTACGGGACATGTTCGAGCAAGCCAAGAAGCGCGCGCCCTGCATCATCTTCATCGACGAAATCGACGCCGTCGGCCGCCAACGCGGCGCCGGCAACATGGGCGGCAACGACGAGCGCGAACAAACCTTGAATCAGTTGCTGGTGGAAATGGACGGCTTCAGCGGTAACGAAGGTATCATCGTGATTGCCGCCACCAACCGCGCCGATGTGCTGGATAAAGCCTTGTTGCGGCCGGGCCGCTTCGATCGGCAAGTGCAGGTCGGCTTGCCCGATATCAAGGGCCGCGAGCAAATTCTTAAGGTACATGGCGACCGGGTGCCGTTGGCCGAAGATGTCAATATCACCGATCTGGCGCGTGGTACACCGGGCTTTTCCGGCGCGGAACTGGCCAATCTGATCAACGAAGGCGCCTTGTTCGCCGCCCGCAATAACAAACGGCAAGTCACGATGAGTGATTTGGATAAGGCCAGGGACAAAATGATCATGGGTGCCGAAAAGCGTACCATGGTGATGAGTCGGGACGATTTGTTGATGACTGCTTATCACGAAGCAGGACACGCGATTGTCGGCAGGATGGTGCCCGAACACGACCCGGTCTATAAAGTCAGCATCATGCCGCGGGGCGGCGCATTGGGTATCACCATGTTCCTGCCGGAACGCGACCAATACAGCGCCAGCAAGGATAAATTGGAAAGCCAGATCGCCAGTCTATTTGGAGGACGCGTCGCCGAAGCACTGATTTACGGCAAAAACAAAGTCACCACCGGAGCCTCCAACGACATCATGCGCGCCACTCAACTGGCTCGTAACATGGTGACCAAATGGGGATTATCCGACCGCCTCGGACCCATGGACTACGGCGATAGCGAAGGTGGCTACATGGGTACGCAAGCCAAGCCGATGTCGGAAAAAATGGCGCAGACCATAGACGAAGAAATCCGCGCGGTGATTGATAGCAATTACAACCGAGCCGAGACCATCCTGAAGGAGCATATCGAGATTCTGCACAACATGGCGCATGCGCTGTTGGATTGGGAAACCATCGATAAATTTCAGATCGACGAGTTGATGCAAGGCCGCATGATTGCGCCGCCAGAACCCGAAGTTGTTGTAACTGAAATAGAACTCGATAGCGACCATGTCCAACCGGTATCAACCGGTCCTGTCATGACGCCTTAA
- a CDS encoding PAS domain-containing protein — MAFIVEKDSGIIPQVLSAILDECVNGVTLADPDLEDAPIIYANKAFERLTGYSQADIVGHNCRFLQGQDREQPARFQIAEAMHKHEAVEVTLRNYKKDGTLFHNHLKIIPLFDKKQRVIYYLGVQYDITQQVNANNEIKVLTDLLNAVEK; from the coding sequence ATGGCTTTTATCGTTGAAAAAGATTCCGGAATCATTCCACAAGTGTTGTCCGCTATTTTAGATGAGTGTGTCAATGGAGTAACCTTGGCGGACCCAGACTTGGAAGATGCACCCATTATTTATGCCAACAAGGCTTTCGAGCGCCTGACGGGATATAGTCAGGCCGATATCGTTGGCCATAATTGCCGCTTTCTGCAGGGGCAAGATAGAGAACAGCCCGCCCGGTTTCAAATCGCCGAAGCCATGCACAAGCATGAAGCGGTCGAAGTCACGTTGCGAAATTATAAAAAAGACGGAACCTTGTTCCATAATCATTTAAAAATTATTCCATTATTTGATAAAAAACAACGGGTAATTTATTACCTGGGCGTTCAATATGATATAACCCAGCAAGTCAATGCAAATAATGAAATTAAAGTATTGACAGACCTATTAAATGCAGTTGAAAAATAA
- a CDS encoding sterol desaturase family protein has translation MNAVDNAGSGGMAFNQTLFGLAILAFILLLIVEKYKPYRVFSPKVYRESLVTNTTAFLINNVILTILRASSLFLVAQQFSYMGLLSGLDNGPVKWVLAFAFFDFAIYVWHVAGHKFEWLWRFHKVHHSDKSFNVSTGFRFHVFDLLLEIVYKCLFVVVIGVDAYLVLSIEIIELFFIFFHHANIRVPKEEIISQFIITPSLHRPHHSTLRMEHDSNYGIVLAFWDRLFGTRKELVPANIGLDLIEAENFIQLFSLAFITERKIRQLLGLIPKGKK, from the coding sequence ATGAATGCAGTAGACAATGCCGGAAGCGGGGGGATGGCTTTCAACCAGACATTATTCGGTCTAGCCATTCTGGCTTTTATCCTGCTATTGATCGTTGAAAAATATAAACCCTACCGAGTATTTAGTCCAAAGGTTTATAGGGAGTCATTAGTCACCAATACGACCGCTTTCTTGATAAACAACGTTATACTGACCATTTTAAGAGCCTCGTCCTTATTTCTAGTCGCACAACAATTTTCTTATATGGGCCTGTTGAGTGGCCTGGATAATGGGCCGGTAAAATGGGTGCTGGCTTTCGCCTTTTTCGATTTTGCCATCTATGTCTGGCATGTGGCCGGGCATAAATTTGAGTGGCTATGGCGTTTTCACAAAGTCCATCATAGTGATAAAAGTTTTAATGTATCCACCGGTTTTCGCTTTCATGTTTTCGATCTGCTATTGGAGATCGTCTATAAATGTCTGTTCGTGGTTGTGATAGGCGTCGATGCCTATTTAGTATTGTCGATTGAAATCATAGAATTGTTTTTCATTTTCTTTCATCACGCTAATATCAGGGTTCCCAAGGAAGAGATTATTTCGCAATTTATCATCACACCATCCTTGCATCGCCCTCATCATTCAACCCTGCGCATGGAACATGATAGTAACTATGGCATCGTTTTGGCTTTCTGGGATCGACTGTTTGGTACTCGAAAAGAACTGGTACCCGCCAATATCGGTCTGGATTTGATTGAGGCGGAAAACTTTATTCAGTTATTTTCCTTGGCGTTTATTACCGAACGTAAAATTAGGCAATTATTGGGCCTTATTCCTAAAGGTAAAAAATAA
- the hflK gene encoding FtsH protease activity modulator HflK — translation MSSENHNADKQTPPPDWKMEFDKQWKVISAKTVDFYNDHKNLFSLSKLAGLLGGSLVLGWLISGIYIIDQGNRGVVTRFGAYSETTLPGPHWHIPAPFESVSVVNVEQQRFIEVGYSDAARLSKSALVPQESLMLTSDENIIAVRLAVQYQINSARDYLFNVKNNENTLKQLTESVLRGVIGRNNMDFVLTEGRSQIVAEIKQQIQEAMNEYKAGIIVASVNLQDAQPPEEVQGAFEDAIRAREDKQRLINEAEAYSNEIIPKSRGAASRILQEAEAYSAEKVAKAKGETERFDQLLVEYEKNPAITRKRLYLEAKEKLYASTNKIVVDTDQPPAMYLPMQQMPAHQSQPATTANEPELNVDQHSLDKNGVHKTPANELRPSRSKQ, via the coding sequence ATGTCATCAGAAAACCACAACGCCGATAAACAAACACCGCCACCGGATTGGAAAATGGAGTTTGATAAACAATGGAAAGTGATTTCCGCCAAAACGGTCGATTTTTACAATGACCACAAGAACCTGTTTTCTCTATCCAAATTAGCCGGTTTGCTGGGCGGTTCATTGGTACTGGGTTGGCTGATTAGTGGTATTTATATTATCGACCAGGGCAATCGGGGCGTGGTAACTCGATTTGGTGCCTACAGTGAAACCACATTGCCTGGTCCGCATTGGCATATTCCGGCTCCATTTGAATCGGTCAGTGTCGTTAATGTCGAGCAACAGCGATTCATAGAGGTCGGCTACAGCGACGCCGCGCGCCTGAGTAAATCGGCATTGGTTCCGCAAGAGTCGTTGATGTTGACCAGCGACGAAAACATCATCGCCGTGCGATTAGCGGTGCAATATCAAATCAATAGCGCCAGGGACTATTTATTCAACGTTAAAAACAATGAAAACACGCTGAAACAACTGACCGAAAGTGTTCTGCGCGGCGTGATCGGACGCAATAACATGGATTTCGTCTTGACCGAAGGCCGCAGCCAAATCGTGGCCGAAATCAAGCAGCAGATTCAGGAGGCGATGAACGAGTATAAGGCCGGCATCATTGTCGCGAGCGTCAATCTGCAGGATGCTCAGCCGCCGGAAGAAGTGCAGGGGGCTTTTGAAGATGCGATCCGCGCCCGCGAGGATAAACAGCGTTTGATCAACGAGGCCGAAGCCTACAGCAACGAAATCATACCCAAATCCCGCGGCGCGGCCTCTCGAATTTTGCAGGAAGCGGAAGCTTACTCGGCCGAAAAAGTCGCCAAAGCCAAGGGTGAAACCGAGCGCTTCGATCAGTTGCTGGTGGAATATGAAAAAAATCCGGCCATCACTCGTAAACGTTTATATCTGGAAGCCAAGGAAAAGCTATACGCATCCACTAATAAAATCGTAGTGGATACCGATCAACCGCCCGCCATGTATCTGCCGATGCAACAAATGCCCGCGCATCAGTCGCAACCGGCCACGACAGCCAATGAACCGGAATTGAATGTCGATCAACATAGCCTTGATAAAAATGGCGTGCATAAAACACCAGCGAATGAATTGCGTCCCAGCAGGAGCAAACAATGA
- a CDS encoding SRPBCC family protein — translation MHIKFPFDSTKPVAGEASVEIDKSLTTVFSFIGEHFFDNYPKWAVEVIDFQPLDGKQVFIGAKAKQVRKDNESEMESVFEITDYQPLSKLIFQGLNEPYKHSYLLEGSEEKQPTRLTFRFELLELEVFMRPFEKLIRYAIEDGAENTVENIKNLIAVECN, via the coding sequence ATGCATATAAAGTTTCCATTTGATTCAACCAAACCCGTTGCCGGAGAGGCGAGTGTGGAAATTGATAAATCCTTAACCACGGTCTTTTCCTTTATCGGTGAGCATTTTTTTGATAATTATCCTAAATGGGCCGTGGAAGTCATCGATTTTCAGCCATTGGACGGCAAGCAGGTATTTATCGGCGCGAAAGCGAAACAGGTTCGTAAAGACAATGAATCCGAAATGGAATCTGTTTTTGAGATTACCGATTATCAACCCCTTTCAAAACTTATTTTTCAGGGATTGAATGAACCTTATAAGCATAGTTATTTATTGGAAGGCAGCGAAGAAAAACAACCCACTCGTTTGACTTTTCGGTTTGAATTGTTGGAACTCGAAGTTTTCATGAGACCGTTCGAAAAGCTGATTCGCTATGCAATTGAAGATGGCGCTGAAAACACGGTTGAAAATATAAAAAATTTAATTGCCGTCGAATGCAATTAA
- the msrP gene encoding protein-methionine-sulfoxide reductase catalytic subunit MsrP: MIKTEKPIPASEITDPLVFQQRRKIIKTMLAGMLLPSSLASVSANPAKPRWPELVGSPLSGDYGPETPAKLSKNYTNYYEFSFNKEDSTELAQNLRTDGWELEISGEVEKPGIYHLEDILSRQTLQEYIYRFRCVEGWSMVVPWVGFGLADLIKSVKPLSSAKFVKFTSIYQPDTMPKQRINAMLDWPYVEALRMDEAVHPLTILAVGMYGDLLPKQNGAALRLVVPWKYGFKSIKAIVKIELLKKAPMTSWNQFAPNEYGFYANVNPSVPHPRWSQFSERQLGSGFFTPRRQTELFNGYGEQVASLYSGMDLRHFF, from the coding sequence ATTATAAAAACAGAAAAGCCTATCCCCGCCAGTGAAATTACCGATCCCTTGGTATTTCAACAACGGCGAAAAATTATCAAGACCATGCTGGCCGGCATGCTGCTACCCTCCAGCTTGGCCTCTGTTTCGGCCAACCCCGCTAAACCGCGTTGGCCGGAACTTGTCGGAAGCCCATTATCCGGCGATTACGGCCCTGAAACGCCGGCTAAACTCAGCAAAAATTACACCAACTATTACGAATTTTCTTTTAATAAGGAAGATTCAACCGAGTTGGCGCAAAATCTTCGTACCGACGGCTGGGAATTGGAAATCAGTGGCGAGGTAGAAAAACCCGGCATCTATCATCTGGAAGATATTCTCAGCCGGCAAACCCTGCAAGAATACATTTATCGCTTTCGTTGTGTGGAAGGCTGGTCCATGGTGGTGCCGTGGGTGGGATTCGGACTGGCGGATCTGATCAAATCGGTTAAGCCCCTATCGTCAGCCAAATTTGTCAAATTCACCTCTATTTATCAACCCGACACCATGCCCAAGCAGCGGATTAATGCGATGCTCGACTGGCCTTACGTTGAAGCCCTGCGCATGGACGAAGCTGTGCATCCCTTAACCATTTTGGCCGTGGGCATGTATGGTGATCTGTTGCCCAAACAAAATGGGGCCGCCTTGCGGCTGGTGGTGCCTTGGAAATATGGCTTCAAGAGCATAAAAGCCATCGTCAAAATCGAGTTATTAAAAAAAGCGCCGATGACTAGCTGGAATCAATTTGCGCCAAACGAATATGGCTTTTACGCCAACGTCAATCCTTCGGTTCCTCATCCGCGCTGGAGCCAATTTAGCGAACGTCAGCTCGGTAGTGGTTTTTTTACGCCCCGCCGGCAAACGGAATTATTTAACGGCTATGGTGAGCAAGTTGCCTCACTGTATAGCGGCATGGACTTACGGCATTTTTTCTAA
- a CDS encoding sigma-70 family RNA polymerase sigma factor, with product MPALSEIITATTPALESEQVLLAFRVERARGLLVSLLLENQQVIGFIAKQLFDGLSKSQDYSEIILIKNNPDYKHRLQDFIAEFSGQHRPDRLCQYKRNGGDNVVQESVFLQLDNPFSHLSESVYASLCLCLQALHFLPVYLIEVSESIEKNPNLVAELDVGYKTKLRSYRLELKQLRQAMIAGNTGLVAFVAYKFRASSLSFDDLMQEGLVGLIKAVDRFEPDRGNCFSTYAIFWIRQAISRLIVKQDKVVPLPVALAEKSSPIFEAMRNCYTQHERWPSLAELKACCDLSEQEIKTISGYYQSTFSYDTNAHTDDDGMSMMEKMQQQQFSQPLDDLIESDLARFVNKAVATLPEKQASILAMRFGLKNHTEMTLQAVADHLQVTRERVRQIQNEALKKLEQQFGFDLMLFLEPKDT from the coding sequence ATGCCAGCACTATCCGAAATAATTACCGCCACAACACCCGCCTTGGAGTCCGAGCAAGTGTTGCTGGCATTCCGTGTCGAACGGGCGCGTGGTTTATTAGTGTCGTTATTGCTTGAAAATCAACAAGTAATCGGTTTTATCGCAAAACAGCTATTCGATGGCCTGAGCAAAAGCCAGGATTATTCCGAGATAATCCTGATCAAGAATAATCCGGACTATAAACACAGACTGCAAGACTTTATTGCGGAATTTTCCGGCCAACACAGGCCCGATCGGCTTTGTCAGTACAAAAGGAACGGCGGGGACAATGTTGTACAAGAATCGGTCTTTTTACAACTAGACAACCCTTTCAGTCACCTATCGGAATCCGTTTACGCTTCACTTTGCCTCTGTTTGCAGGCGCTGCATTTTCTGCCCGTCTATTTGATAGAAGTCAGTGAGTCGATCGAAAAGAATCCGAACCTGGTGGCGGAGCTTGATGTCGGCTATAAAACCAAGTTGAGAAGCTATCGGCTTGAACTAAAACAGTTACGTCAAGCCATGATAGCCGGCAATACCGGCTTGGTGGCCTTTGTGGCCTACAAATTTAGAGCCAGTTCGTTGAGCTTCGACGATTTGATGCAGGAGGGTTTGGTCGGCTTGATCAAGGCGGTCGATCGGTTTGAGCCTGATCGAGGGAACTGTTTTTCTACCTACGCTATTTTCTGGATCAGGCAGGCTATTTCAAGGTTGATCGTCAAACAGGACAAAGTCGTGCCTTTGCCGGTGGCCTTGGCCGAAAAATCCTCACCGATATTCGAGGCGATGCGTAATTGTTACACGCAGCATGAGCGCTGGCCCAGTCTGGCGGAACTAAAAGCCTGTTGTGACTTATCCGAGCAAGAGATTAAAACCATCAGCGGTTACTATCAATCTACTTTTAGTTATGACACGAACGCCCATACCGACGATGATGGCATGTCCATGATGGAGAAAATGCAACAACAGCAATTCAGTCAACCGCTGGATGATTTGATCGAGTCCGATCTGGCCCGTTTTGTCAATAAAGCGGTCGCGACATTGCCGGAAAAACAGGCCAGTATCCTGGCAATGCGCTTCGGATTAAAGAATCATACCGAAATGACTTTGCAAGCGGTGGCGGATCATTTACAAGTTACTCGCGAGCGAGTCAGACAAATACAAAACGAAGCATTAAAAAAACTGGAACAGCAATTTGGTTTTGACCTTATGCTGTTTTTGGAACCAAAAGATACTTAG